Genomic segment of Acidimicrobiales bacterium:
CCCGCGCACCGAGGTGAAGGCGGGCGACCAGATGTTCCTCACCGTCGACACCGAGCGCCTCCACTTCTTCGACCCGAGCTCGGGCAAGTCCGTCTCGGAGTGAACGCCCCTAGCCCCGGCGTTCGCCCGGGTTGAGCAGGCCGGTGACGGGCGACGACGCCTGGGCGTTCCTGGTCTTACCTTGCGATTAAACCTTCCCGCCCTTCGGCGTCGGGGCTTGCGCGCTCCAGCCCTCGGCTGACTCGACGATGAGAAGCGACAGCATCTCGAGCTCGGCGAGGAGGGTGCGGATCTGTTTGGCGTTGTCGAACCAGGCCTCGTAGCGCTCCTTCTGCTCTCTCGTGAGCAGCCGGGTGACGGTCTTGCCGTTGACCTTGCG
This window contains:
- a CDS encoding DUF6788 family protein, encoding MPRPNPKDRRAKERIVAKLGASDFALPGTILERRICCKKPGCRCTADPPQLHGPYYQWTRKVNGKTVTRLLTREQKERYEAWFDNAKQIRTLLAELEMLSLLIVESAEGWSAQAPTPKGGKV